The Streptomyces sp. NBC_01276 genome includes the window ACACCCTGTTCCTTGACCAGCGACATCACCAGGGCGGCCAGCGGTATGAGGAAGGACAGGGCGACCATGGAGGTCACGGCGAGGGCCACACCGGCCAGGGAGCGCCTCAACGCGGTGCCACCAGTTTGATGCCGACTCCGCGCACGGTCAGCAGGTAGCGCGGGGCGGCCGCCCGTTCGCCGAGCTTGCGGCGCAGGGAGGACAGGTGCACGTCGACGGTCTGATCGTCCACGTACGGCTCGCGCCACACCTCGGTCAGCAGACGGCGTTTCGAGACGACCTGGCCGGTGTGGTGCGCGAGGAACGCCAGCAGGTCGAACTCACGGCGGGTCAGGCGCAGCTCCTGTCCGGCCAGGTGCACGGTACGCGCTCCCGGGTCCACCGCCAGCTCGCCCACGACGGTGGGCCGCAGGGGCTCCCCGGCCTGCGCGGGCACCGCGCCGCGGGTGGCGCCGACGGAGGCGGGGGGCGCGCCGCCGGTGCGGCGCAGGACGGCGGAGAGGCGGGCGAGGAGCTGGCCCCCGGAGAAGGGTTTGACGAGGTAGTCGTCCGCGCCCGCGTTCAGGATGTTGATGATCTCGGACTCGTCGTCGCGGGCGGTGGCCACGAGCACCGGTACGGAGGAGATGCCTCGGATCATGCGCAGGGCATCGCCTCCGTCCAGGTCGGGCAGTCCGAGGTCGAGGACCACCGCGTCCACGGGCGCCTGCGTGACCTCGCGCAGCGCACCGAAGCCGTCGGCGGCGCTGCGCACGGCATACCCCTGCTCGGCCAGGACTTCTATCAGTGACTGGCGGATGCTGGGGTCGTCTTCCACGACCAGGACGCTCGGCATGCGGACACCTTAGAGGCTGGTTCCGGTGGTGGACGCGGTCAGGGCGTGACGAAGGCCGGACCCCCGTTGGTGACGCGGACCCGCACGGGGCGGTCCGACACCGGGATGGTGCAGCCGTCCCGCGTGCTGCAACTCGCGTAGCCGATCAGCACCGTCGCGCCGCCTCCGCTGCCGGACGCGCGGATGGGGAGGGTGGTGGTGACCGGTCCGTCGGGGTACACGGGAACCGGGGAGTCGACCCCCGGGACCCGGATCGGCCGCACGGGTTGCGCCGCCGTGAGCGGGCCTTCCGCCGCGAGGGCGCCGGTGACGGCCACCGCGGTCGGCCGGCCGACGCCCTCGACGCCGGTGGGTGGGAGGGCGGTGCTGTAGAGGTGGAATCCGGCGGCCTCGGGCGCGAAGACCGCGGTGAGGGTGCCGGTGCCCTTCGAGGGCTGCCAGGCGGAGACGGAGAGCGTGACGGTGACTCCGTTCTCGGAGAAACGTGCCGTGGGCGGGGGTCCGTCGGCCGCGGCTCCGGAAGCGGACGTGACGGCGGCGGTGCGGGCGGCCGCAGCGGTGGAGGGGGTGGAGGCTGAGGCGGCTCCGGTGTCGGAGCCGGAGCCGTCCGTCACCGTGCCGATCAGCAGCAGGGCCGCCGCCACCGACAGGCCGGCGCCGACCGGGAGGGCGGCGGCCGTGCGCACCGGCCTTCTCACGGGGCCCACTTGCGCAGGAAGGAGTCGATGCCGTCCGCCGTCAGGGCCGGGTTCCCCGTGACATGGGTGTCGACCCGTACGGTGCCGGATGGCGAGACGACCACCAGCACGGGCATCGTGTAGGTCCCGCCCGAGGGGCTGTACTTGTGCAGCAGCGCGGAGTTGGCGGAGTTGTTGGCGCCGATGTCGACCTTGACGAGGTGGTAGTCGTCCGCGAGGAGCCCCGAGGTCGTCGGCTGGGCGAACACCTTGTCGGCGGCCTTGCAGTTCCCGCACCAGTTGGCCCCGAAGTCGAGCAGGAGCATCCGGCCGTCGGACTTCGCCGAGCGCAGGGCCGCGTCGATCAGTGCGTGTGCGTCGGCCGAACCGTCGTAGCCGGGGCCGGGGACTCTGGCCGGGGCCGGCGCGGGGGTGGCGGAAGCAGGCTTGGCGCTGCCGGAACCAGAACTGGAACCGGACCCCGATCCGGAGCCGGTCGTACTGCTGCCGCCGTTGCCGGCGGTGCCGGATGACGAGCCGGCGGTGGCGGGCGCTGATGCCGGGACGGACGCGGAGGCGGATGCGGATGCGGATGGCGGAACCGAGGTGGTGGCCGACACCCCGGGGGACGCGCCCGGTGTCGTCCGGCCCGTGGAGAGCGCCGGCGCCGGCTCCCCGGCGCCGGCCGGCCGGGCGGACCCGACGGGGGTGGCGGAGGGCCCGCACGCGGTGGCCAGCCCGGCCACGACCACGGCGGCGGCGACCACCGGAAGGCGCCGGGCGAGGTACGGACGGGAGGGCGCCGTGCGGCGTCCGGAACGGACGGATCGGAGCATGCGAGAGCTCATGGCGAAGACCCCCAAGGCAGGTTCGGACGGCGGGACGGGCGCGGCGTGTCCCGGCTCGGTGAAACCGGGGCCGCCGCTGCACGGGGCTCGTCCCCCCGGTGCCTACGGCCGCTCGGCTGACGTGAGCATAGGGCCGGCGGGGGCCCGTGGAACCGGCTCGGCGCGATCTTGAGGTTGCCCTAAGGAACTGCTCACCTTCCGCTTCACCTCGACCCGGCCCGAGGGGGCACGAGGTCGCGAACCGGCCTGTACCGACGGGGCACCGAGCGGAACGGACCGGGCGGCCGGGCAGCCGGGCGGCCAGCCAGCCGGGCAGCCGGGTCGTCAGGCGGGCAGGCGGGCAAGCGGGCAAGCGGGCAAGCGGGCAGCCTGTCGTGCCGTCAGAAGGAACTCTCGTGGACGCTCGCCTTGGCCGACGGGTTGATCGTGGCAGTGATCACCGACCGGTGGTCGTCGCCGCTGAAGGTGACGGTGAGGGTGTCGTCGGAGGCCTGCGAGGTGGTCGTCCGGAAGCCCAGGCCGGGAACCGCGGAGATCAGGCACACGCCCCGGCTCCCGTACCGGACCGTGACCTTGCCGCCCTGTGAGGGGACGGTGTGCAGACCCGCCCCACCCTGTTCGCAGTCGACGCCCGACCGGGGCGCGCTGGTCCGGGGGGCCTCCGGGGAGGCCTTGGCGGGGGTGGGGCTGGGAGAGGGGGCCGCCGACGAGG containing:
- a CDS encoding response regulator transcription factor → MPSVLVVEDDPSIRQSLIEVLAEQGYAVRSAADGFGALREVTQAPVDAVVLDLGLPDLDGGDALRMIRGISSVPVLVATARDDESEIINILNAGADDYLVKPFSGGQLLARLSAVLRRTGGAPPASVGATRGAVPAQAGEPLRPTVVGELAVDPGARTVHLAGQELRLTRREFDLLAFLAHHTGQVVSKRRLLTEVWREPYVDDQTVDVHLSSLRRKLGERAAAPRYLLTVRGVGIKLVAPR
- a CDS encoding thioredoxin family protein — protein: MLRSVRSGRRTAPSRPYLARRLPVVAAAVVVAGLATACGPSATPVGSARPAGAGEPAPALSTGRTTPGASPGVSATTSVPPSASASASASVPASAPATAGSSSGTAGNGGSSTTGSGSGSGSSSGSGSAKPASATPAPAPARVPGPGYDGSADAHALIDAALRSAKSDGRMLLLDFGANWCGNCKAADKVFAQPTTSGLLADDYHLVKVDIGANNSANSALLHKYSPSGGTYTMPVLVVVSPSGTVRVDTHVTGNPALTADGIDSFLRKWAP